From one Salmo salar chromosome ssa09, Ssal_v3.1, whole genome shotgun sequence genomic stretch:
- the LOC106611137 gene encoding phospholipid-transporting ATPase VD isoform X2, protein MYSLERPVRGQSSSPKDRLGRKRRTVVSSLTEDEELTEILKSYSSNKVTTTKYSFLSFIPKNLFEQLHRFANIYFIFLAALNFVPVVNAFQPEISIIPILLVLTVTAVKDLWEDYRKHKSDKFINGLVCEIYSRKQQTYVDQRWQDVHVGDFVRLSCNEIIPADMLLLYSSDPHGVCYIETANLDGETNLKQRQLVRDLPRQGSELTPENFHSRIECENPNNDLSRFRGFMEYPNKARVGLHNNNLLLRSCTIRNTETVIGIVVYAGHETKAMKNNNGPRYKRSKLERRLNVDVLWSVVLLVIMCLTAAIGHGLWLRNLKDASFLIPDTTSPALSGFYLFWTMIIVLQVLIPISLYVSIEIVKLCQIFFIQNDVDFYNEYMDSRIQCRALNITEDLGQIQYVFSDKTGTLTENKMVFRRCTIAGVEYPHEENARRLEVYEEDEAMGCSHTLKSRASAKSLSCKSLSCNRSSVSLHTLTGHSEGEESPSPTLPRHSAFSSPMEKDIVPDPFLVQKLNCLSSPLFLLRDASMELTYIVDFFMALAICNTVVVSSPNQPRHVVQVPEVSRTPLKSLEDIKMLFQRFGLPRFSTLSPPHTTESPRSFTRRLFSRGKAASFTPSPSPTPTKLGTEPDGEPNLEASILSIKPGLDGVPGGDGDQGYEEEEGEHGSWKDEEDKMLHLNPGAWSGLENSNGAEGPPCEPGADELIYEAESPDEAALVHAARAYRCTLQGRSLERLLVELPGMGSLAVRLLHILPFDSTRKRMSVVVRHPLTNQVVVYTKGADSVIMDLAESPKGAEQSDGRQGHIREQTQKHLDNYAREGLRTLCIAKKVLEEEEYEIWLKRHAFAETSIENREELLLESAQRLETNLTLLGATGIVDRLQEEVPETIEALQRAGVKVWVLTGDKQETAINIACACKLLRSTDQLLTANCGSKEACKALLLELRAEVECGEAAEGMSGFTLVVDGRTLDFALQEDLKGDFLELSRRCRAVVCCRSTPLQKSHVVQLVRDQLRVMTLAIGDGANDVSMIQVADVGIGISGQEGMQAVMSSDFAISRFKHLRKLLLVHGHWCYTRLANMILYFFYKNVMYVNLLFWYQFFCGFSGSVMTNSWVLIFFNLLFTSAPPLLYGILDKDVSAETLIKFPELYKSGQNSKAYLPSTFWLTMLDALYQSLVCFFIPYFAYAGSDADMLSFGSPINASALLIILLHQVIESRTLTWLHVLVLVGSALFYFSFTLVFSVVCVTCSPPTNPLGVDKLQMSQPLFYGVCGLTTVLALLPRFLFHALCNSISPTDTLKAALMDQLNPDNYCRRMQRWNQTQAQSKARGLVINVEDLDIKIPDFILPKELKECRAATGSVFS, encoded by the exons ATGTACAGCTTGGAGCGGCCGGTCCGAGGACAAAGTTCCAGTCCGAAGGACCGactagggaggaagaggaggacggtGGTATCCTCCCTCACAGAGGATGAAGAGCTGACGGAAATCCTCAAATCATACAGCAGTAACAAGGTGACAACCACCAAGTACTCCTTCCTCTCATTTATCCCCAAGAACCTGTTCGAACAACTCCACCGCTTTGCCAATATCTATTTCATATTCCTGGCAGCTCTGAACTTTGTTCCAGTGGTCAATGCCTTCCAGCCGGAAATCAGCATTATTCCCATTCTCCTGGTGCTGACAGTGACGGCAGTAAAGGATCTTTGGGAAGACTACAGGAAACACAAGTCGGACAAGTTCATCAACGGACTGGTCTGTGAGATTTACAGCAG GAAACAGCAGACGTATGTGGACCAGCGTTGGCAGGATGTCCATGTGGGGGACTTTGTCCGTCTGTCCTGTAATGAGATCATCCCTGCAGACATGCTGCTGCTGTACTCCTCTGACCCCCACGGCGTCTGCTACATCGAGACGGCCAACCTGGACGGGGAGACCAACCTCAAACAGAGACAACTGGTCAGAGATCTGCCACGACAG GGTTCTGAGTTGACTCCAGAGAACTTCCACAGCCGCATTGAATGTGAGAACCCCAACAACGACCTCAGCCGGTTCCGAGGTTTCAT GGAGTACCCCAATAAGGCTCGTGTGGGCTTACACAACAACAACCTCCTTCTGCGAAGCTGCACCATCCGCAACACGGAGACCGTCATAGGCATTGTGGTCTATGCAG GTCACGAGACCAAAGCCATGAAGAACAACAATGGACCGAGGTATAAACGCAGTAAATTGGAGCGCAGGCTGAACGTGGACGTGCTGTGGAGCGTTGTCCTGCTGGTCATCATGTGTCTGACTGCAGCTATAG GCCATGGTCTCTGGCTCAGGAACCTGAAGGACGCTTCCTTTCTGATCCCTGACACCACGTCTCCTGCCCTGTCTGGCTTCTACCTGTTCTGGACCATGATCATAGTTTTACAG GTGCTCATCCCCATCTCCCTGTATGTGTCCATCGAGATCGTCAAACTGTGTCAAATCTTCTTCATCCAGAACGACGTGGACTTCTATAATGAGTATATGGACTCCAGGATCCAGTGTCGGGCCCTGAACATCACAGAGGACCTGGGTCAGATTCAGTATGTGTTCTCAGACAAGACTGGCACGCTGACAGAGAACAAGATGGTGTTCCGGCGCTGCACCATTGCTGGGGTGGAGTACCCCCACGAGGAAAATG CGCGGAGGCTTGAAGTGTACGAGGAGGATGAGGCGATGGGTTGCTCCCACACGCTCAAGTCACGTGCCAGCGCCAAGTCCCTGAGCTGCAAGTCACTCAGCTGCAACCGCAGCTCTGTGTCCCTGCACACACTGACAGGCCACTCTGAGGGGGAGGAGTCACCCAGCCCCACCCTGCCCCGACACAGCGCCTTCAGTAGCCCCATG GAGAAGGATATAGTCCCAGACCCTTTCCTGGTTCAGAAGCTGAACTGTCTGTCCTCTCCGCTCTTCCTTCTGAGGGACGCCAGTATGGAGCTCACCTACATCGTTGACTTCTTCATGGCTCTGGCCATCTGCAACACGGTAGTGGTGTCTTCTCCCAACCAGCCCCGCCATGTG GTCCAGGTGCCTGAGGTCTCCCGTACCCCCCTTAAATCCCTGGAGGACATCAAGATGCTATTCCAGCGTTTTGGCCTCCCCCGCTTCTCcacactctctcctccccacacTACAGAGAGCCCTCGCAGCTTCACACGCAGGCTCTTTTCCAGAGGCAAAGCAGCCTCCTTCACCCCCAGCCCCTCCCCTACCCCCACCAAGCTGGGTACAGAGCCAGACGGGGAGCCTAACCTTGAGGCCTCCATCCTAAGTATCAAACCAGGGCTGGATGGGGTCCCTGGAGGGGATGGGGACCAAGggtatgaggaggaggagggagagcatGGCTCTTGGAAAGATGAAGAGGACAAGATGTTACACCTCAACCCAGGGGCCTGGAGTGGGCTGGAGAACTCAAACGGAGCCGAAGGCCCTCCCTGTGAACCTGGGGCAGATGAACTGATCTATGAGGCGGAGAGCCCTGACGAGGCGGCTCTGGTCCACGCGGCCAGGGCCTACCGCTGCACCCTGCAGGGACGCTCACTCGAGCGCCTTCTGGTGGAGCTGCCAGGGATGGGCAGCCTGGCTGTGCGCCTGCTCCACATCCTGCCCTTCGACTCCACCCGCAAGAGGATGTCTGTGGTGGTCCGCCACCCGCTCACCAACCAGGTGGTGGTCTACACCAAGGGAGCCGACTCGGTCATCATGGACCTGGCAGAGTCACCTAAAGGTGCTGAGCAGTCAGACGGGAGACAGGGTCACATCAGAGAACAAACCCAGAAACACCTAGACAACTACGCCAGGGAAGGCCTTCGCACCCTCTGCATCGCTAAGAAG gtgttggaggaggaggagtatgaaATTTGGTTGAAGCGTCATGCATTTGCTGAGACCAgtatagagaacagagaggagcttCTACTGGAGTCTGCACAGAGACTGGAAACCAACCTCACCCTACTGG GGGCAACAGGGATTGTGGATAGATTGCAGGAAGAGGTGCCAGAGACCATTGAGGCACTACAGAGAGCAGGGGTCAAAGTATGGGTCCTCACAGGGGACAAACAAGAGACTGCCATAAATATCGCCTGTGCCTGCAAACTGCTCAGGTCCACAGACCAACTGCTGACTGCTAACTGTGGTAGCAAG GAGGCCTGCAAGGCCTTGTTGCTGGAGCTGCGGGCGGAGGTGGAGTGTGGCGAGGCAGCTGAGGGCATGTCAGGCTTCACCCTGGTGGTGGATGGGCGCACGCTGGACTTCGCCCTGCAGGAGGACCTGAAAGGGGACTTCCTGGAGCTGAGCCGGCGCTGCAGGGCCGTGGTCTGCTGCCGCTCCACCCCACTTCAGAAGAGCCATGTGGTACAACTAGTACGGGACCAGCTCCGAGTCATGACCCTCGCCATAG GTGATGGAGCCAACGATGTCAGTATGATCCAGGTAGCAGATGTTGGCATTGGGATATCTGGCCAGGAGGGCATGCAGGCTGTGATGTCCAGTGACTTTGCCATCTCCAGGTTTAAACACCTCCGCAAGCTGCTGTTGGTCCATGGCCACTGGTGCTACACACGCCTGGCCAACATGATTCTCTACTTCTTCTACAAGAATGTG atgtatgTGAATCTGCTGTTCTGGTACCAGTTCTTCTGTGGTTTCTCGGGGAGCGTCATGACCAACTCCTGGGTGCTCATCTTCTTCAACCTCCTCTTCACCTCCGCCCCTCCCCTTCTCTACGGGATCCTGGACAAAGACGTGTCTGCAGAAACCCTCATTAAGTTTCCGGAGCTCTACAAATCCGGACAGAATTCCAAG GCCTACCTCCCTTCTACCTTCTGGCTGACGATGCTGGACGCTCTTTACCAAAGCCTTGTCTGTTTCTTCATTCCTTACTTT GCATATGCAGGGTCAGATGCAGACATGCTCTCCTTTGGGTCTCCCATCAACGCCTCGGCCCTCCTCATCATCCTACTACACCAGGTCATCGAGAGCCGCACACTG ACATGGCTACATGTGTTAGTTCTGGTGGGTAGTGCTCTCTTCTACTTCTCTTTCACCCTGGtcttcagtgtggtgtgtgtgacatGTAGTCCCCCCACCAATCCCCTTGGTGTGGACAAGCTCCAGATGTCCCAACCACTCTTCTATGGAGTGTGTGGCCTCACCACCGTGCTGGCACTGCTACCAAG ATTCCTGTTCCATGCATTGTGCAACAGCATCTCCCCCACTGACACACTGAAGGCTGCTCTGATGGACCAGCTCAACCCAGACAACTACTGTAGGAGGATGCAGCGCTGGAACCAGACCCAGGCCCAGAGTAAAGCCAGGGGCCTCGTCATCAACGTGGAAGACTTGGACATCAAGATCCCTGACTTTATACTCCCTAAAGAGCTGAAGGAATGCAGAGCTGCCACTGGCTCTGTGTTCTCCTGA